The window ATTTGAATCGGGTCCACCTCTGATAGGCATGGACATCCTCCGCAGCGCCCGGGTCGTCTCCGAGGCGTCCGGTTCCGGCGTCGCCGATTGGGACCGGGCCGCCGCGGCCGCGAAGACGAGCACCGATCCCGGGTCGCTCGCGCTCACCGGCGCGGATCGAGAGGGCTACGCGACCGACGTTCGCGACGCGAACGCGCGCCTCCGCGACGTCGCCGGGATCGACTTCGACGTGCCGGAGACGATCGAGGTACAGAACCGCCACCACTGGATCGACGCGAGCGCGGACACTTTTCGGCGGGTGATGGCTCCGATCGAGGCGGCCGCGACCGGTTCGAAGGCGACCGATTCGGACGCACCCTATCGAGAGACGGGGGGCTCCGGTGGGCAGTTTGCCCCCGCACTCGGGGACGCCTCCGCGGTCGGCGGGACGTGGGAGCCGGTGCGTGACCTCTCTCGGATCGCCAACACCGGCTCGATGGCGTTCGCGCTCGGGTTCCTCGCGCGAAACGTGCTCGGCCAGTACGATCCACTGTTGCTCGCCGACGAGCCCGACGCCGACCACGGACTGTACTTCGTCCACCCGAACATCGTCCGCGTCGCGGCGACGCTCGACGTCGAATTTCCTCGGTTCAGGCGGTGGATCGCTTTCCACGAGGTGACGCACGCGGCGGAGTTCGGCGCGGCACCGTGGCTCCCCGAGTACCTCGAATCTCGGGTCGAGCGCGGCGTCGACGGCCTCTCAGCCGGCGGGTTCGACCCGGCCGCGTTTGCGGAGCTACAGACCGCGATGACCGCGGTCGAGGGGTACGCGGAGGTGCTCATGGACCGCGCGTTCGACGGCGAGTACGCCGACCTGCGCCGGAAGCTCGACGCCCGGCGCGGAGGCGGCGGCCCGGTACAGCGGCTCGCGCGACGCCTGCTCGGTCTCGGACTCAAACGCCGACAGTACGAGCGCGGCGCGGCGTTTTTCACACACGTCGCCGACGCCCGCGGAATCGAGGCCGCAAGCTCCGTCTGGGACGGCCCCGAGGCCCTTCCGAGCGCTGCCGAGATCGACGACCCGTCGGCGTGGATCTCGCGCGTC is drawn from Halorubrum sp. BV1 and contains these coding sequences:
- a CDS encoding zinc-dependent metalloprotease, whose amino-acid sequence is MDILRSARVVSEASGSGVADWDRAAAAAKTSTDPGSLALTGADREGYATDVRDANARLRDVAGIDFDVPETIEVQNRHHWIDASADTFRRVMAPIEAAATGSKATDSDAPYRETGGSGGQFAPALGDASAVGGTWEPVRDLSRIANTGSMAFALGFLARNVLGQYDPLLLADEPDADHGLYFVHPNIVRVAATLDVEFPRFRRWIAFHEVTHAAEFGAAPWLPEYLESRVERGVDGLSAGGFDPAAFAELQTAMTAVEGYAEVLMDRAFDGEYADLRRKLDARRGGGGPVQRLARRLLGLGLKRRQYERGAAFFTHVADARGIEAASSVWDGPEALPSAAEIDDPSAWISRVDP